Proteins from a genomic interval of Indicator indicator isolate 239-I01 chromosome 1, UM_Iind_1.1, whole genome shotgun sequence:
- the NDP gene encoding norrin — protein MLYLPLLLSARSSSTMGNQVLAASISMLSLLAMMGDSDSKTESSFMIDSDPSRCMRHHYVDSISHPLYKCSSKMVLLARCEGRCSQTSRSEPMVSFSTVLKQPFRSTCHCCRPQTSKLKAMRLRCSGGMRLTATYRYILSCHCEECNS, from the exons ATGCTCTACCTCCCTCTGCTGTTATCAGCGAGAAGTTCCTCGACAATGGGAAATCAAGTACTCGCGGCTTCGATTTCCATGCTCTCTCTCCTGGCCATGATGGGAGACTCGGACAGTAAAACAGAGAGCTCCTTCATGATCGACTCCGACCCCAGCCGCTGTATGAGGCATCACTATGTCGACTCCATCAGCCACCCCCTCTACAAGTGTAGCTCGAAG ATGGTGCTGCTGGCTCGCTGCGAAGGGCGCTGCAGCCAGACGTCACGCTCGGAGCCCATGGTGTCTTTCAGCACCGTCCTGAAGCAGCCTTTCCGCTCcacctgccactgctgcaggccCCAGACCTCCAAGCTGAAAGCCATGAGGTTGCGATGCTCGGGGGGCATGCGGCTCACGGCCACCTACCGCTACATCCTCTCCTGCCACTGTGAGGAGTGCAACTCCTAG